The DNA segment CTATGGCCCCTATAGGTTGGTTATGTTTCACACTGATCAAATAACGGGacagaaccccttttccacttgttaagccttaCTGGGACTCACAGGCACCCCAcaatattattatgtgtgcacccacaataatattgtgatttgcatgttcatctcagctcctcttaactcatgtcaaatggttcctcccACTCGAGTAGGAAATCAAAGAGTATCACATAGCGTAGGTTATGTAGGTTTAGGGAAAAACCACCCTATCGGTCACTTATTACTTGAAAGTGTTCATGAATTCATATCGGTGTGCTAAAcatgcaatcacatgcaatatcgtatgtaggtgttcactagttatgtagtacaacgagtataagagagacgaaccttgcaatctggagctgagtgtcatggtcgtattcccgttttcagaatccgtccggttatagtctggttttacaaaaacagtttcccctttttaaaaccaagttcactataaccaatggctctgataccaatctgtcacacccccaaaatccacctgcggagtaccaccgcttggaggcgtgactgaccaggatcttaaccatcaatcacattgaactcataagtataagtgaataatactttcatttataaacaacaagtgttacaatattacaatgtttcacggtttacagcggaagcataattaaatcaatgagtgtttataaaaccacatgtaagttcttagttcttgtgttgcgtttccatgtgtctcgacccatgaccactccagcttcccagacagcaagttccttggatatgcacctataagcctgcaaggcatgtaatagagagtcaacaacaatgttgagcgagttcacagttggatgttcgttttaagtgttttacgaaaacatagtttgtctttagttggcttacttggcgtgggggtttcccataattgaaaacatgattaaccagcttaccctgtttcccaaacatatccatagatggtgggggtttcccaagtGAAATGTTTATTGTTTAGTTATGGTATTGTGAACcctgtgttcgttcattaagtcatgtatcgtattagttcatatcgcggccctctaggcatgtgtgcgatgacTAGGGGAGGTTttccccaagtattctagactaggtatattcgtatcgcggccacccggcatgtgtgtgATAGTTAGTGTATAGTTCGAGGCCTACCCcgggcatgtgtgcgaagattagtcatattatcgcggcctaccccgacatgtgtgcgaagatcagttcaattaggtatcactagtctagttgtatctcaTCATTAACCCTGCCTCACCCGAGGACTATATTACTcagttccataagctaggtaggtaccagtaaataatccaacccattcccaccctgggaacccatgccttggctgtgtgaactcaccttggtttgctcggtctGCTTATATATGTGTCCACAATTATTCAGTCAAAGCCTATAGCACGTATGTATACATCGTCAGTTTATGTTCGCTTTGTTTTCACATAAGTTAAGATCATTGAATGCATGCCAGGTAGTGATCACTAATCAACACATAGTCATTATGTAACTCATTCACGTTCACAGTTTATAAGTATGTTCCTTCTCCATGTTTAACGGCTAGCTGTATCGATCAAAACTAAATTACAACTGATATTATTATCATGCAAGAGTTAACATATAATCAATCATTATCATGCTTGTTTCAGGACTACACATGGCCTTTGTTTCATTCAAGAGTTATCAGTTTGATCAGATCACATGTCACTATATGTATTGGACCTCAACTTGAGTTGCATGAATTTGTATATTATAATCACATGACTTCTAATATGTTCAATTAATAAAGTCTGCACCCGTTGATTTTCAAAAGCATCTCAACCACTTTGACTATGTTGTGTGTGCAAGTCCTAGCACTAGATCATGGTTCCCCGGTACCCAGTAAAGTCATTATCAATTAGCAATTATCATGCATATTCACCAATACAAATAACTCCGTTCACTAACCATATAACAACCTAATCGACGAAACCCTTACTCCCCCCCTTTCGTCAAACCCAGGtcgacgaaacactttttgtTTCGCCGGACCCTTTTTGTTTCGTCGGCCCTTTGATTCGCCGGGGGCAGTTGTCTCCTACGCGAACAAACCCTAATATGCAGGTTTATATTATCACAGGGTATCATGCGAGTACATCATCATCAGTTACATTCTTAACAATCGATCAATAACCATCATCAACCATCATAACAGTTAGCATGTAATGACATAGCAACCCTAATGGTTCATCAATCAAGCACAATACCGTAATCAAATACAAGTCAAATCTACGGTGATTCTAGAACACAATTTCAGATTATATAACAGGTTTCAATAATCCACATTAGTGATTTCATGCAGTAAATCAGATTCAACATCATGTGCAAACAATATCATGAGATTTCGAATAACAATAGGCAAGGGTCACTAACCAAGATTTAACATGAAATAATGAGGTCTTTGAGGGAGAAAGAGGGCCTGCCGTCGCGAACAAGCAAAGGGGGTGAGAGTATTAGGGTTTTGTGTTCTACGGGCAACTGATTAGAAGGGGTTCCAATATAAAGGAGTTGGGCCGAACCCACTTTGGGCCGAAGCCTGTTGTGGCGACGAAACACTCACCGTGTTTCGCCGTGTCCGTGTTTCGTCGTGTGCGTATGTGTGGGTAATGCAAGTCATCATGCATGCTGTTTATTATGTCTTAACATAAGGAGCAATACTTATAGTTTCTAGTATCAATCGAAAAGGGCAACACACCCATCACATATATGTAACAATCACAATACATTTCATCATAATACAATACGTACAGTTAccagtcaaacaagtcaaacaaccaaacggtcaaagtcaacgtgcatttaatgcaAAAGTGAAagttggaaactcgagttgtcacattttatACGAAGTCTAGGGGTGAGAAATACATTAAAAAGCAAAAAAACACCAGTCGTATTTGAGGTTCTAACGGCTCTATAGCCGTTGGAAACATGCAGATCTCGGAAAAACACTAATAACGGTAATAACCGGTTAATACCCGCTATCGGGTATTTTAATAGCCGGGTTCGTGTACAGAACTGGTTCTCGGCATAAGTCGGGTATGAAGCTGAGCTAAGCTGGTACAGTTCCAGCTCCGGTCCGGTTCTAGGTATAaatgttaggaccggttttgactccgaaacgattgcgtaaccgaacgtatgacgtgcggaatccgtacacgaacgtgaccgaacacacgagacgtaattaTAACTCGGAttctttgatagatctgaaaacgtacaagaaacgtgaatcaccttttgcctttctctctctagtttctctctctagctcctaTCTACTCAAATGTAGCAAATGGCAAAAGTATCAAAAGTaaggcataagcctcctatttataggccaaaggGCTTTAATGAGATTACTCATTATTACAGAAATGCCACATTGCCTTTTCtctaaatataacactataaagcactaaacttcttctgtttctgctacgaacggaattgacggaagcgatagacataaatgcaccaacAATAAAGGTGAAATGTATACCCTATGTGCGTACTCCTAAGTTCGAGTTAAGGTCATGTAAGGTTCCTATCCGAAAACCAAGTACAACCgaatatttaaaaaatatgtttttaggtTGTCACCGTTTTTTTAGTATTTGAACCCTCCtaattctcctatatattaattTTCCTATGAAATGAACAgtgaatataataaaatataatatacagtaattctcctatatattaattTTCCTATGAAATGAACAgtgaatataataaaatataatatacagtaatataatatatagttttttttatagtTTAATTAACATTATAACAATTATtatcttctttactttttaagtttgataagtttggtgtTAACCGatacttgtatcgaaaataccggttcattatcggtacatgaaggtaaaaaacaCCACCGGCCTGGTACATAAAACGAAaaaagtcggtaccggattgagtttgataatcttttagttcgagaaatttGGTACTACTAGctagtaccatttgctcatccctgatcacgggtaccgtacgaacaacaacgatatcgtacaactttttttttagtttcaggggtagggatgggCTCGGTGCCAACTGACACTGAATCGGtattggtatcgaaaataccggttacggtatcggtatatgaaggtaaaaactggTAGCGAAGCCAAACGTCAGTACCGAACTGGTACTTAGgatctttcggttcaggaaattTGGTAAAGGTACCCATTACTATTCGCTCATCTCTGACTACGGGTTTCTActgaacaacatcattaccatataacttttttagttaattttctttcagttattttttagtgtttttttctacattttatttttattcttcTCAGCGATTCCGTGTGCAACGCGCTCGTACTGAtttcaaacacatataaacacagattaaataacaagaaaagttcgccgcaacgcggcgacgGTTTATATAACTAGTTGGATATAAAATATAAATAGACACTGAATTGTTTAAGTTTCAATTTTTTATTAAAGAAAACATAAcatcaataaaacaaaaaaaaaagtcattATTCATTTACTGTTAATACTTCACAAACAAATGGATATACTTTCACAAATGTCCAATgcaactttattttagtatttgatTCATAGTAAATTAGTAATCATTGTGTTTTAGTCGTGCTCTTCAAAGGAACTATTTTCCACGAGCCGGTGCATAGTCGGATACGCCTGAAGATAAGTCAATCCTACACCTTTTAATCGTTTACTTTTAATTCAAGTGTTATTTCAACTTCGAGATTTATCTTGTCTTTTATACGATTCACTGAATCCAAATGATCATTTAGACAAATGCACATCTTCTATCGACTCGGGAGTGAGTCTTGTTCTTTGTAATGACAATACCATGTCACTAAAAGAAAAAACAGATTTTAAAGCTACAGTATAAGTTTGGACGATTAATAAATCACATGTCTATGGCCGATAAAATCGGAAATTCGGTTTCCTTTCCACCAAACCaaaatatcaaacttgtgataaTCTTCGGTAGACATATTCCGTACATAATCATAATTCGATGCACTATGCCTACCGAGCTCACTTGTTGGGTGTTACCCCTTTGATGTTTAGCCGTCACATCCTGAACAACATTCAACATAGTCATGATCGGGTCCCGGACCGAGCTACTACTAGCACTTGAGCTCAATTCCTGAGATATGTTTATGTTTGTGGTGGGCCCATATTTATTCGAATAATGATAAGAGCAGACGGGGCGGGAGCGTGATGGCCGGTGGTCACGCGTTATAATCGATCGGCACACCGCCGCCGGTCACTTGAAAACGCGTTATCTTTCTAACGCGTTAACCACACAACGCGTTGAACTTTTCAAAAATCGAACGTTGCACATGACCGTTGTTCAAAAATAGAATTTCatatcactagtgattccacccctcctccatttctatcactagtgatggaaatttgattgatgacatggcattaCTTGATTGGACAGtgggagtgatggaattccatcactagtgaaccacccctagtgGCCTAAAAAAAATATTCAAACTTTTGTTGAATTTATCTTTAGTTTTGGATTTTAAATTTAGGTTGACCTCATGCATATTCAAATTGTCAAATATTTCATCTATAAATGCTTCAACCCGCGCAAtatttataaaagggtttaaagTGACGGAACAAGTAAAAACGGGTGGTAGTTTCaagaaatatttttaaaaaatatttatttccTTGATTTCATCGTTaaagaaaacattttattttTCGTTTAAAATTTTTAAGTTTAAGgttattaaaaacaattttgaaaGAACTAAACTACTTGTGGGATAGTAAACCCCGATTATATTTGTTGTTGCGGTTTGAAAGCGGCAAGCAAATTGGTAAGATATTTAATACTAATCCAACCTGATCCCGGAAACGATTCGACTTCATATTGTTGTCGAAAGACTATCATGAAAGGCATTTAAAGTCAGTGCATGGGTTAAAGCATGTAATGCCCGACTTATATATCaagattttattaaataaatacacattttaatgctaaaatgtgactttacaaaaacttttcaTACTAACATTCCAACATGTTTACAACATTTCAAAACTATGCAACTTAATGTAattgaattcgtcgtttaaaagataCTACGAAACGTCGCGCAGAAGCTTGCAtgttatcgtgttcggttcctcattgagcttgatcttcatccgggcactcttgacaatcacctatgatcaaaaccaacttaaaagttagttttgatagttaaataataagTATAAACAAGTTACATGGGtcaaacaacaacaaaacaaatttatttccggaacagggggcgtcgcgtgacgccaaggggcaTCGCGTGACGCTAGGCCCCCTTTTTCACAGACTGGTGCTTAATCAGTTGCTGTACATACCCAACtcaacccgatttcacggaaacggccataacttcttcgttattgatccgttttacccgattctttttcctacgcgtccgtgatttaattctccatcttatggagttaaaatccgacatccggattaacaaaaatctcagacttttaagtcttcggcatACTACCTTTTTTACAAATTATTGACCCGGTCATGATTTTACCACAccaacatgtttatttgattcctatatcacatacacttcttcaaTTTATTGTTATCTACCATTTTAGGTTCTAATcacaggtttattacacaatttaaacccgttttcgctcgtatgcttattttgacccgttaagggtatttaagcactttaaagcttgaaatcgctttcattcttttctagcatcttattcctaaatttcttatcaagtaatcttccacTACAACTATATGTGTGTTGAATTTAATGTGGATATCAATATgctccgagttttacccctcggattattattttacggcaaagacccAATTAGGGCCATTTGACTAATTtattacatctttcaacttctatacttattctaagtattcaTCTAATCATGAAattcgtttccaaacaacctttaagggttgtttgttcaatttagcctacaagggcgttttggtcaattttggTCCTTCTTGTACGATGAAGGACTTTCAGATACTTGTTTGACCCAAAAATTTGGTATTTTAACTATAACCTTGTTTAGAAACCATTATGTTTCTAAAACACTACAATTATAACTTGAATTATTCGGTTTATCTTTAGGATAACCAAATATCCAATTTGACCTTGTTTAACTCTTAGAAAACCTCACTttctacatgatgagttgaatCATTACACAAACCTGGCTCGGACCAATGTATTGACCCGTTATGATACCTTGCCTTAGTGAcgctaagtaatagcgatgtCAACATTCAATCGATATTTATTCCTGTAATCATGCAACTCGACAAAACATTAgccgatattgtcaaagggtgatattttcaccttttgacccgtttggtctataTGACCGTTTACTTTTACGAGATGGATTTATTATCATCTCGTCTACATGACTTGTACCGGTTTACACCGTACGGTCAATTTACTTATAAATCAATTTACCTGTCTCTTAGTATTAAcagggtttgattaccaaacccgttttcggggtgttacaaagcACTTTCAAACACATGACAAGTTGAATTTCAACAGGTAGGTACGCCCCACTTAGGATCAAAGTATTTGGCATTGACATTGTCACAAAGTTTTTATGTTCGTGATATCTTTCTTTTCCACTTTTAAAAACATTAGGTAACACTATTCTACACGCTTTTAAAAAATCGTCAACGGATttagcttcgagcctaatttcatAACTAAAttaagggaaattggcctgtaataatcccacctaaaccttattggccattaataatcccacctcagaatattccccccaccagtcccacctttcacatatttttcctacaatggtcccccgttaaaaatacttaacggagttaagcttttttccaaattacaaacagatttttagggcttttgattagaacgacgatacgagtccattgatgtaaaacttacctcgaactGGTGCTCCAAACGATAAAAACGGCGATTCAATTAGGGTGCTTAAATTTctaattaaccaaaatcaagtcacttggagcaccatttcgaagtaaattttacatcaatggactcgtatcatcgttctgatcaaaagccctaaaaaatatgtttgtaatttggataaaagcttaactccgtcaagtttttttaacgggggaccattgtaggaaaaataggtgaaggtgggactggtggggggaatattctgaggtgggattattaattgccaataaggtctaggtcggattattacaggccaattccccctAAATTAATAATATACGCAACACAAAGTATGAAAAAGTCTCCCCCACAAATCAgttaatattttaatttaaaattttcaataGCCGCGATATAGTTTGAGGCATTATCGAATGATattgaaaataatttattttgtAAATTAAATGCTgttaattttaaataaattagtgGAGTTATGTGTAGACGAAAAACTTCTAAAGGTAATCGTATGTTTCATCATTTGCCACGAATTAGGATCTACCCAATGGGCTGTGACACAAATGAATGATTCTGATAAACCATGTGGAGTTGACCAAACCTCACTTTTAAGTTCACACAAGTgtttaaattttcaaaaagacAATCAAATCATTTTTTGCATTACGCCTAAGTTAGTTATGACTTACGTGAATATAACGAAGTTGAAACGTCTCTCGAATCATGATTGTCAGCCGAGGGTTGTCGAAGTGGTTGAATGACAAAGCTTCTTGAATTGCCAACTTCACCATTCTATCCCGAACCGTATTGAGGTTGTAACGAAATATAGTACCATCACCACTCAAATCGGCTTGTCCGGCGTCCGAAGTTTCTTTTAACGCCTTGCAAAATTTCATTTGAATATGATTATTCAAAGTAGAGTTTGAATGTGTCACTAAACTTGCAACGAGCCTTTGTAGACTCGTCACTCATCTTCATCAAATCCCAATTGCATTAAATTTCCTTGTTCTGATTATGCGAAAGAACTCCAATAATGAGTGGTGCGGAGGAAGAACCAACACTAACGGATGATGTTTATTTGGATGCCATAACAGGTGTAGAAGCTAGTAAGTGTAGAACGAGAATAAACCAAAAGTACTTTTTTTGCGTTTTTTGGGTTCGTTTATGTGTTTTCGAGTTGGATAATCAACCACTACATCCCACAACTATTTATACTCTGGTTCTAACGGTTATAAAACGGTTGAAAATGGTTATATAGTTGTTACCAAAGACTGGAATGAGCTCTTGCGCATTTCAACGCTCATAACCATTTCATACTCAGGCAATTCGACAGAAATAGCCCGGCACTCTCCAGAACATCCCGGAAAATTAAAGAAGAATCCGGAAGGCTCTACTCTATTATGGACAAGTGTGGAATTATTTAGAGAAATCAATGGCTGAAATGAAGTACCTAGATTTATCTTGTAGTTGTGGTAAAGAATTTTCTAGAATAGAGGATTTTAGAATAGACTAAGACATTATTTAGGCTAGTATAAATATGAGTGCTTGTCATTTGCACAAGGCACCTCCAAAATCACCTTGTAAAGCTCCTTTGTAACATTTCTCGTTGCGATACAATTATTCCTTGTATTCATAAGCAAGTCTTCCGCTACTAAACACCAATATAACCGACCCATCAAGGTTTACTTAAATCTAACCTAAGGCCGCACGCGAGTCCAAAGAACCAGTCTGTGAAAATATGCTTTACAACTCAAATGAATAAATTTTTGCTATCTTAAattgttgtttttttaatttaaccATTCTTTTTTTTAATACAACTTAAGTCTACAGTTCGTTCAGTCCCGTTTATCACCGAAGTAAATCGAAGGTTGACGAAAAGATGAAGAACAACCCAAGTTTTATATGAAAAGTATAGGTTTAGCATTAGATTTAGTGTAAAAACTTATGAAATACCCTAGATCCGGGCTAAATTTGACCTATTTTAGCATAAAATGGTTTGAATTGTCGCCTCATAAGGGATTCACCAAACTACTCAATCATATATTGACTATATGGCCGGTCTTTAAATTTTGCATAGTTTGCTCACCAATTGATCTCGACATTGAAAGAACACCGCACACACGTTGGCCGTAATATTGTATGATCGTCCCACCAGCCGCTTCGATTCTTCTCCTTTCATCTTCACGAGATGGCTAAATTCAAGAAAAATGATTTCAGTTTTGCGCCGTTGCTTTGCTTTGCAAGGAAAAAAATTGTAAATTTCACTTATATATTTCAAGCAAATTAAGCCGAAAAGATAACTCACCTTGTGATCATTTGATAAAGGCACAGCTTCTTTCCCACGATAAAGGACGCCTCTTGAATCGCCGCAATTGGCAACTATGATATGTGATGAGCATATCAATGCAACCACAGCCGTCGATCCAACATTTTTGGCAATTCGTCCTCCGACTTCATCATCAACCATTTGGAAACAATTTGTGAAAACTTTTTCCCATTGATCTTGCATTGTGCCTTtaaagttttctttttcaaacacTTTGAGTTCCTCTGTTAAAGCATGATGAAGACGACCAGAACAGTAATTCGAAACTTGCATTTAGAAGTAAATTATGCACATGAGTCAATTTGGTCAAACAAATTGTTTAATTAATAAACAACCATTGTGTTAATAGTATGTTTTGGTAACATGTGTTAAAATACTTCTGAACAGAAACTCAAAAAGTGTGGCCTGGTTGGTCAACCCAACTTGACAAGACCCATTTTGACCCATATTAGAAAACCACCTGTTTTTTTTATCTGATTTAATACAGTTATTAAAGGGCCttttcaaaataagaaataaaCATAAAAACATGTATTAAAGGAACTGGGTCGATTTGGTTACCCTTATTTCTATAAAACTTTTCTCTTACTGCACACACAATAACTGCATATGTTTGGAGTATGTTACCCTCTATCAAGTTTTACACAGCCTCTTACCATCTTTTACTACATAAACAATATCTAAGTGGTGAGGGTAAAATCGTCCAATCATAATTGTTACGATGAAGTGAAGAAATTTACCTAAAAATTGCTAGGGTCCAATGAATTGAATATCCTAAAACGATGTTGAAATTAAAACACCTTTGGATTCTGATCCATATGATGTTTTAAATGATAACCTTGATGTTGTAATAAGCTTATATAAAAGAAGAAAAACTTACATCGaaatagttggtaaacgggcaacaagctgcgc comes from the Helianthus annuus cultivar XRQ/B chromosome 4, HanXRQr2.0-SUNRISE, whole genome shotgun sequence genome and includes:
- the LOC110935390 gene encoding protein phosphatase 2C 50, translating into MQVSNYCSGRLHHALTEELKVFEKENFKGTMQDQWEKVFTNCFQMVDDEVGGRIAKNVGSTAVVALICSSHIIVANCGDSRGVLYRGKEAVPLSNDHKPSREDERRRIEAAGGTIIQYYGQRVCGVLSMSRSIGEQTMQNLKTGHIVNI